Genomic DNA from Candidatus Nitronereus thalassa:
GAAGGAAGCCAACGTAATGCCAGAGAAGGGATCAGATGGTCCCACCTCCAACAGTGTGCACAAGAGAAAGTCGAAAAGGCTGGCATATGATTAATCATGGTTGTGGAAATGTTGAATAACGACTCATGTCTTTGAGAAAGCGCGGAGGCAAAAAGGAACAATTGGAAAGATTTATTATTGAGCTTCATGAATGGGGCTGTTCACGCCAATAGCGAATAAAAGCTTTAGAGGAGCCTAGCATTATCAACGAGAGGGAATGGTCAAAAAAGTCCGTCCAGCAAGGCCGCAGCCATTTTGACGCGCGGAGCGTACTCTCAGTACGTGAGCACGGCAAAATGGGGAGAACGTCGCTGGCGGCTTTTTTCAACATTCCTTGAATGTATTTTCGAAGGCTTGGGTATTTCCCCACATATCATGCCTATGCCTGAGAAGTTATGGGGGCCACATTAAATTAAAAGGTGGAACCCATTTGTGATGGTTCCACACTTGCAGCTTTCTTAACTAAGGGTAAACATGAAATCCAATCTTCGCAATCATAAAATCCGCCATCTCCGAATTTCCCCGCCCATTTGTGTCAGCGAAGGTTCTCTGATTCGAGACGCGATTCGTCAGATGCAAACACAGCGAGTGGGATGTGTCTTGGTATGTCAGAACGATCGGCTCGTAGGAATCATGACAGAGGTCGATGTCGTGAGAAAAGCTGAATTGGGCGAAGCCGCCTGGAATGAACCAATTCAACAATGGATGACCCGTGCACCCGTTTCGATTGCTGCCAACGCCTCCATCTGGGATGCGGCCAAGGCCATGAAAGATGGTGGGTTTCGTCATTTGCCGGTGATTGATGGTGAAGGGAACCCCATGGGGTTCATTTCCATCCGAAATATCGTGACCTACTTGGCGGATCAATTTCCGGACACGGTGTATACGCTTCCACCCGACCCGGACAAAATTCCCGGAACGCCGGAAGGAGCCTGATTCCAATGTCTTCCGTCGAAACCAAACAAAAACCTCAACAGGAAGTGGCCGCTATCACCATTCGCTTTGCAGGCGATTCCGGGGATGGCATGCAACTCGCAGGTGAGCGCTTTTCCGCGGAAACAGCCCTTGCCGGTAATGACCTTCGAACCTTTCCTGATTTTCCCGCAGAGATTCGCGCTCCTGCCGGAACACTCTCAGGGGTAAGCGGATTTCAAATTAGCTTTGGATCGCAGGAAGTGTATACGCCTGGGGATGCTCCCGATGTACTTGTGGCGATGAACCCCGCTGCGTTGAAAACCAGTGTTTCCGCATTAGACCCCGGTGCTATCATTATTCTGAATGAGGATGGCTGGACGGATACGAATATCAAAAAGGCTGGCTACGACTCCGACCCGCTTTACGATGGCAGCTTAACAGGATACCGCGTATACCCCGTCCCTATCAGTCGGCTCAATGACGAAGCGCTTCGAACATCCCCGTTGAGCACTAAGCAAAAAGGTCGATGTAAGAATTTCTTCGCGTTGGGCTTGTTGTCCTGGATGTACAGCCGTCCGGTGGAGAAGACTTTCCATTGGATTCAAGAAAAATTTTCACGCAACCCGGACATCGCAAAGGCCAATACGCAGACATTTAAAGCGGGGTACCATTTCGGGGAAACGGCTGAACTCTTTACCTCGCAATTCGTCGTGTCCAAGGCCAAGATCGCGCCTGGGTTGTATCGAAAGATTAGCGGGAATGAGGCGATGGCGCTTGGATGTATTGCCGCGGCCCAACGAGCCGGCAAGTCTTTGGTGTATGCGAGCTACCCCATTACCCCGGCCTCCGATATTTTGCACAAGTTGTCCCAGCATAAGGCCTATGATGTGCGCACGTTTCAAGCCGAGGATGAAATCGCCGCGGTGTGTGCCGCGATTGGCGCATCCTTTGCGGGAGCGTTGGGCGTCACCGGGACCAGTGGACCGGGTTTGGATCTCAAGGGTGAGGCCATTGGGCTGGCTGTGATGGCCGAACTGCCATTGGTCATCATTGATGTCCAACGTGGGGGCCCCAGTACAGGGCTTCCCACCAAAACCGAACAAGGCGATTTGCTGCATGCCATGTTTGGGCGTCACGGGGAATGTCCCTTGGTCGTGCTTGCCTCCAAGACACCAGGAGATTGTTTCGACACCGTGTATGAGGCGTTTCGACTGGCTACCAAATACATGACTCCGGTCATCGTGCTCTCGGATGTCTATCTCGCGAATGGAACAGAACCATGGAAGATTCCCATCTTTGATTCTCTTCCCAAGCTCGATATCGTTCATCCCACAGCTATCAAAGACGATCATCCCTTTTATCCATATAGTCGGGATGAAGTGACGGGAGCGAGACCTTGGGTTATTCCGGGAACGCCCGGGCTTGAACATCGACTGGGTGGTTTGGAAAAAGAGCATTTGACTGGGAACGTATCGTACGATCCTTCCAATCATGAGCGCATGGTGAGGTATCGGGCCGAAAAAATTAACGGCGTCACCGCAGACATTCCACCGCTGACGGTTCATGGCCAACCCGAGGGTCAGCTTTTGGTCATCGGATGGGGGAGCACATATGGAGCGATCACCGCAGCCGTGTCGAAAGCTCAGGAGGAAGGATGCTCGGTGTCGGCTGTTCACCTCCGGCATCTCCATCCGTTCCCATCTAACCTGGGCGAGATTCTGTCTCGATTTCAATCCGTGCTCGTGCCGGAACTCAATACGGGACAACTGCGTTTTCTGCTACGAGGACATTTTCTCATTGATGTGCACGGCTTAAATAAAATCCAGGGACAACCTTTTAAGGAATTGGAGATACTGGATGCGATTCGTCAGCTCACCTGAATAAGATAGGGATACGCGAAAACCCACAATGAGTCCATCAATGTCCACAGTTCCAATGCTCTCTCGAAAAGATTTCATTCCCGATCAGGAAGTGCGCTGGTGTCCGGGGTGTGGTGATTATTCCATCCTGGCCCAGATGCAAAAGGTCCTCCCCACATTGGGTATTCCTCGGGAACAGTTCGTGATTATTTCTGGCATTGGGTGTTCCAGCCGCTTCCCGTATTACCTGAACACCTATGGGTTCCACACGATTCACGGTCGTGCACCTGCGGTGGCCACAGGGTTAAAAATTGCTCGTCCCGATCTCTCCGTGTGGGTGATCACGGGAGATGGTGACGGCCTCTCTATCGGTGGCAACCATCTCATTCACATGCTTCGACGGAATCTCGATATTAAAATTCTCCTCTTTGATAACCGGATCTATGGACTGACCAAAGGGCAATATTCCCCCACCTCGGAACTCGGGAAAAAGACAAAGTCCTCTCCCATGGGAACGATTGAATCTCCAATTCGACCGATCGAGCTGGCGTTAGGAGCGGAGGCTACCTTTGTGGCTCGTACCGTGGATACCGACATGCCACATCTGGGGGACATTTTACGACGGGCAGCTCAGCACAAGGGCTCGGCCCTCATTCACATTTTGCAAAACTGTCCGGTCTTTAATGATGGCGCGTTTGAATCCGTCCGCGACCGTATGGAGCGGATGGAACATGGCCTCTACTTAACCCATGGGAGCCCTCTCTTGTTTGGAAAAGACAATGAAAAAATGATTGTGCTTGATGGGGTGGAGCCAAGGGTTGAGACCCTGACTTCTTCGAATCATGACCAGGTGCTTATCCATGATGAACACGCCTCACAACCCTCCTTGGCTTTTCTCCTGAGCCGATTACCCTATCCCGATTTCCCGATTCCCATGGGAGTCTTCCGGGACATCACCAAACCCACTTATGATACCGCGTTGGTCGGCCAGGTTGAAGAGGCCAAACGACGAATCGGTAGCCCGGATATCCAAACGTTACTCGAAGGCCCCGAAACATGGAGAGTGGAATAAATGGGTGTTAAGATCATTTTGTGTCCTGATTGTGAAAAGGAGAATCTCCCGGGCGCGGATCTTTGCGAGTCTTGTTCGCATGATCTGACATATTTGAATCGGCAGCGTGAAACCGCGCCAATCCAGAAACGGATCATACAAGACTCCATTGCTTTACTTTCGCTTCGTGCCCCTATTGTTGTACAACCGCAAACCATTCTTTACGAGGTTCTCAAAAAGATGCGCGAAAAAACAGTTGGAGCGGTGGTGATAAAGGAAGGCCAACATATCACCGGCATTTTTACGGAACGGGATTTTTTGTATCGTATTGCCTTACACAATCTGGACCTCAAAGATATTCCCATTGGAGAAGTGATGACGCCCTCCCCAGTTTTGGTCAACCTGTCGCACTCTCTGGCCTTCGCGCTTCGCGAAATGGCAATGGGGCGATACCGCCATCTGCCTGTGATGGATGATCAAAACCAGTGTGTCGGCATTCTTTCAGCCGACGGGATCTTACGGTATCTGATTGACCACTTAGAGGAGTAAGTGCAACCTTGAGGGTGTTACTTTATTGTTGGGGCTTTCTGCTCATCTGCCTGTCAGTTGAAGAAGCCAGAAACCTAGCTTTTCATGCAAAGGCAGGTTGTGTACGGGCCTGTTGAATATTCCTGGCCCATGACGCAAATCTGCTCTAGATAAGATGACCAGTACCGGTGGTTCAAAAACGCATGCTGGGTCTTTCCGAAGGGGCCGCCTGCCTGCGCGAAGCCGCTTCGGCGGAGGGTCCAGCAAGGCCAAATTCGTCAGGGGTGATGCGTAAGGCGTGATGAGTTGGAATGGAAGGGAAAAGTCAAACAGCTCTCCCGCTTCACGTATCACGGTTCACGTCCTCAGAGAACGCCACTGGCGGCTTTTTTCACATTCCCATAGAGGGAGAAAAGTTATGAAGCCCGGCTTCATGGCCAGAATCACATGCAGGGAGGTTCTTTATGAAGAGGAATATGGTG
This window encodes:
- a CDS encoding cyclic nucleotide-binding/CBS domain-containing protein, translated to MGVKIILCPDCEKENLPGADLCESCSHDLTYLNRQRETAPIQKRIIQDSIALLSLRAPIVVQPQTILYEVLKKMREKTVGAVVIKEGQHITGIFTERDFLYRIALHNLDLKDIPIGEVMTPSPVLVNLSHSLAFALREMAMGRYRHLPVMDDQNQCVGILSADGILRYLIDHLEE
- a CDS encoding CBS domain-containing protein yields the protein MKSNLRNHKIRHLRISPPICVSEGSLIRDAIRQMQTQRVGCVLVCQNDRLVGIMTEVDVVRKAELGEAAWNEPIQQWMTRAPVSIAANASIWDAAKAMKDGGFRHLPVIDGEGNPMGFISIRNIVTYLADQFPDTVYTLPPDPDKIPGTPEGA
- a CDS encoding 2-oxoacid:acceptor oxidoreductase subunit alpha translates to MSSVETKQKPQQEVAAITIRFAGDSGDGMQLAGERFSAETALAGNDLRTFPDFPAEIRAPAGTLSGVSGFQISFGSQEVYTPGDAPDVLVAMNPAALKTSVSALDPGAIIILNEDGWTDTNIKKAGYDSDPLYDGSLTGYRVYPVPISRLNDEALRTSPLSTKQKGRCKNFFALGLLSWMYSRPVEKTFHWIQEKFSRNPDIAKANTQTFKAGYHFGETAELFTSQFVVSKAKIAPGLYRKISGNEAMALGCIAAAQRAGKSLVYASYPITPASDILHKLSQHKAYDVRTFQAEDEIAAVCAAIGASFAGALGVTGTSGPGLDLKGEAIGLAVMAELPLVIIDVQRGGPSTGLPTKTEQGDLLHAMFGRHGECPLVVLASKTPGDCFDTVYEAFRLATKYMTPVIVLSDVYLANGTEPWKIPIFDSLPKLDIVHPTAIKDDHPFYPYSRDEVTGARPWVIPGTPGLEHRLGGLEKEHLTGNVSYDPSNHERMVRYRAEKINGVTADIPPLTVHGQPEGQLLVIGWGSTYGAITAAVSKAQEEGCSVSAVHLRHLHPFPSNLGEILSRFQSVLVPELNTGQLRFLLRGHFLIDVHGLNKIQGQPFKELEILDAIRQLT
- a CDS encoding 2-oxoacid:ferredoxin oxidoreductase subunit beta, with product MSTVPMLSRKDFIPDQEVRWCPGCGDYSILAQMQKVLPTLGIPREQFVIISGIGCSSRFPYYLNTYGFHTIHGRAPAVATGLKIARPDLSVWVITGDGDGLSIGGNHLIHMLRRNLDIKILLFDNRIYGLTKGQYSPTSELGKKTKSSPMGTIESPIRPIELALGAEATFVARTVDTDMPHLGDILRRAAQHKGSALIHILQNCPVFNDGAFESVRDRMERMEHGLYLTHGSPLLFGKDNEKMIVLDGVEPRVETLTSSNHDQVLIHDEHASQPSLAFLLSRLPYPDFPIPMGVFRDITKPTYDTALVGQVEEAKRRIGSPDIQTLLEGPETWRVE